A stretch of the Vigna radiata var. radiata cultivar VC1973A chromosome 7, Vradiata_ver6, whole genome shotgun sequence genome encodes the following:
- the LOC106766754 gene encoding hypersensitive-induced response protein 2: MGLALGCLQVEQSTVAIKEVFGKYADVLEPGFHCVPWFFGTQIAGYLSLRVQQLDVRCETKTKDNVFVTVVASIQYRALAEKAVDAFYKLSNTREQIQAYVFDVIRACVPKMDLDASFEQKKEIARAVEEELEKAMSAYGYEIVQTLIVDIEPDERVKRAMNEINAAARMRVAANEKAEAEKILQIKKAEGEAESKYLAGLGIARQRQAIVDGLRDSVLAFSENVPGTSSKDVMDMVLVTQYFDTLKEIGASSKSNSVFVPHGPGAVRDIASQFRDGLLQGSMTRS, from the exons ATGGGTCTAGCTCTGGGTTGTCTTCAAGTGGAACAATCTACGGTAGCTATCAAAGAGGTTTTTGGCAAATATGCTGATGTGCTTGAACCTGGTTTCCACTGTGTGCCCTGGTTCTTTGGCACTCAAATAGCTGGTTACCTTTCTTTGCGTGTGCAACAACTGGATGTTCGTTGcgaaacaaaaacaaag GACAATGTTTTCGTCACTGTTGTTGCGTCTATTCAATATCGAGCGCTGGCAGAGAAGGCGGTTGATGCTTTTTACAAGCTTAGCAATACTAGGGAACAGATTCAGGCCTATGTTTTTGACG TCATTCGGGCATGTGTTCCTAAGATGGATCTAGATGCCTCATTTGAGCAGAAGAAAGAAATTGCAAGAGCTGTTGAGGAAGAACTTGAAAAG GCTATGTCTGCTTACGGATATGAGATAGTCCAGACTCTTATTGTGGATATTGAACCAGACGAGCGTGTGAAGAGAGCCATGAACGAGATAAATGCTG CTGCAAGAATGAGGGTGGCTGCAAATGAGAAAGCTGAAGCAGAGAAGATTCTGCAGATTAAAAAGGCTGAAGGAGAGGCAGAATCAAAGTATTTAGCAGGGCTTGGAATAGCTCGGCAGCGTCAAGCCATAGTAGATGGTCTGAGGGACAGTGTGCTAGCCTTCTCAGAGAATGTTCCTGGGACATCATCTAAGGATGTAATGGACATGGTTTTGGTGACCCAATACTTTGACACGTTGAAGGAGATTGGTGCGTCCTCAAAATCCAATTCTGTTTTTGTTCCACACGGACCAGGTGCTGTAAGAGATATTGCTTCACAGTTTAGAGATGGTCTTCTACAAGGAAGTATGACTCGGTCATGA